A segment of the Crassostrea angulata isolate pt1a10 chromosome 10, ASM2561291v2, whole genome shotgun sequence genome:
gagaattaccatttcttagacaaaaatggcatgtaaaaacaatttaaactaattcaatatcttccgaaatactattatcaacaaaagaaagatacatttgattgaaacttgcATCAATGcaacatatgtaaaaataacaatattctagttttgtttacaaaacaaagaattatgaactctgtatcttgctcataacttgatatttgactttcaaagtTTGACAAAGCATTGTTAACTTCtatatatatctgtataaacattcaaaatggaaaaataaaatttgaaattttaagtcaaatcgtgtccaagtccctttaaagcgTGGTAcatatttagttatatttacattttccagtgtctttgcctgtgataacactacgtatcgattttgtactatataacccataatacaaattacgccaaattgaggcgccggcggggtttgcttatttatatttaaataattaatagtacgatggcttaaaattatataagtaataaggaatcattctttgaatattatgaggtgataatttcggtcggggcgtgatcaaatctatcataaagcccttcgggctttattggatttgatcacgccccgaccgataTTATCACCTCATTATTAAACTAATTTCAACGAAGAAAACCCGTACAATGGTGTAACGTACATAGTTCATTTTAGTTACACTCTCCTTGGGTTCAAATGTGACCAGTCACCCATTGGTTATACATGCTTGTTTTTAACGACGACTCCatgtttattatgatacaaGCTGGCattgttatcttttttaaaacctgGGATTACTGCAGGTTTTAAATCTCCAAACCTTTAAAACTGTAAacaattgttttacttttaagtaTACTCACGAAAAGAAATATCACTTAAGTCTAATTTTGAAGACTTCATTTTTACCCTACAAAATCTCTATGTACCcccataaaaataaaagaaaatgtttctttACATTTCTGCAAAGCAGATGTTTTTGATGGGATTACTGCAGGTTTTAAATCtccaaactttaaaaaattgtaaacaatttttttttactcttaaGTATATTCAAGGAAAGAAATATCACAAAAGTCTAAATTGAAGACTTCATTTAACCCTACAAAATCTCTATAATTCATGAGCTTCAGGGGGCTTTGTCCCCTATGCCCCAACCAGGGAATTATCCTTGACCTACTGTGGGCCTCAAGGCGGCACCCAAACCCCCTTCCTAAAATTGGCGCCCCCTCTAACTTCATATCCTGGAACTGCCTCTGCAAACACCAGACAGTCCTCTCAGCCCTCGGCTCAGGTAAGCTATAACGACAGTTGATATTTGATGGCGTGGATCGTTGCGGAATATGATCTTTTATAATCGGTGTTCAGATTTTTACTATTGATACCATagactttcattttttaaatgtgttttaaatcGACAAATATGTACGGAGTTACAGACATTCAACAATACGACccgtttttgggagttgattttaatcaactctcctatgcagtcactctggcaaaccgaaagtgaaacagtgtttggacctaagcacaaatcatcaccgctgacaagtcttagttcttgaatataatacaaaaattcgatgtaatgtatgctgaagcattgtttttcaatgaaacttatctataaacactttgaaaatagtaaaattttatataatacgaacagtttagatatttatgtagtctcatgtatttctacgccagagtttaatatagtcccGTTCAACCAAAaactcggctgtctccgtaaatctccgacaaacagataaacgagactggagttcaatatcaatagtgcttggatccatacaatttttagaattgtttcgattacttatacatagttcgaaatctatctttaaatattacacaacatgattcatatggggtttctctaaattcttgtctgaaaagtctaattaaaattcatattataaaaaaagtgcgtaatttaaatacagacaagaaactaattgccacgcaagatatgttgattttaaaataaatgataatcgataaaatcaactcccgtcagtacttcagtactttgattataatagTTTTTCTTAATCGTAAAATTACTGATATTATAAATGATAAGATAACTATATACCTTTGTAATAGATTGATCAATAAACTGCTGAAGCCCTGAGACTGCGCCGTTGTGTATGGGACCTATATATGCTTATTATCATCAACcattgcttatatatatatatatgtattgaaaGGAAAAACCATGTGCTGTTCACAAATGCCCCACCCCAAGACTATATACAAGTAGtttgtgttcacataattaaaaGTATCACGTCTTTTCCTAGAAACTTTATATAACAAGTTAAGTGGtaacaagtttttaaaatcaattatatgtAACATATGAAAAAAGCTGGGGTTTTTGtgcaaaaagcaacaaaaagtgGCTAATAACTGTTAACATTAAGAATGCAAACCtgtcaaaaatcttttaattttcaattctaCTTAGCTTTGAAACTGTAGCAACggttttcaaattttatgtataatataatcaCATGTATTGCAAAGATATTGATAGGGATGTGAAATTAAAAAGTATCCCAATGGAGTTTACCtagaattaaagaaaatattattttttagtgGTTTCTATGGTAATATTCGATAAAATATGGTTCTTGCCATATATAAATTGATGTTCCCTTCATGCCGTCGGAATCAATCTGATGCTGTCATATTCTGTCCATCTAAATAACGGATGGTATAATATTATCGGTCATTTAGATGGACGGAATATGACGACTCAAACTGCCATCcctaatgatttttatttaaaagagttTTGCAATTTAGGTTACTATATAAAGAATGTTTTTGTCACCAGAAATTCCATGCATGTGTAACTTGCTTTTTTCAAGTATCCTGTttttatgtatattaaaatgtttatgtatGTCTTGGATACGTCTATGAGCTGAAAAGCTGTTGACTAATTAACAATACAATGTCCACACAGTTTGGAGCGCAATATATTACCTCCTTGATTAATCAAACCCCTCTGTAGCAatgcaatttgaaaaaattacgcaccTTGAAAGTGTTTTTTCAAAGTGCCTTATGTTTTGGACCAAGTTAACgcactatgatttttttttcaaagtgcgttacgAAGGTAAACAACATTCTATATCATCGAGACACTTAACgcaattaataattatatataaatcaaaaattcTGGATTTGGACTTATAATTTGTTGACATTATGATGATTTAACACTAGTGGATATAATTTGACGTCTTTGAGAACGGGAGTGGGGGTGACACAAGTCAATTACCATCACCACTCACCAGTACatcattttattgattacatGAAGAAGGTCCCTCTACCCTAATCTTTCATATCATATTTAGCAACTTGGAGAAAACGTATAAGACCGGAAAAAGAAACACGCTTTGTTGTAAATTAAGGACACTGATACTGAAAAAAAACGAGCTGGCCAAACAATGATTTCTCCATATGATATACATATGTTAACGAATCTCTCAGTGTTTCATTATAAACACTCTTTTCAAATCATAACCAAATAATCCACTTCGttacaaaaaaattacattgacaaacatttaattatttaaacactggTGTTCTAAAAAGTCACATTGTTATTGATAATAAAACTAACGTATCCTTTTTTCACATCACGTTTATTTAGAAGCACATGCAATTGAAGCAAGttgaaatatgatatacaatgatctccattatcaatctatataaatcattttCGTTTCTGGCATAGCCCAATGTACCAGATAAGAATTAACTTTGTTGCATACACAAAAAGGAAAAGGCAGTTGCTTTATAAGCGATGCAGTTTATGTCACAAAATTGTTTAtgtgtaaattgtcaaactacGTAAGCTTACATGGAAACAGAAAAATTCTAATCAAGAAAAtgtttatcaagttagctgGGAATGCAGTGTGttctattttaaatatatctcaTTAAACTAAACTaggttaaaacaatcattaattgtatataaagtatcaattattttcaccaaaccctgaacatttttttcaaagtgtgttatatcgacgatatcaatgcactttgaaaaaaaaatgatttttttcaaagtgcgtattttttcaaaatgcgttgTAACACCCCTTTCCATCGCAACTTAATTTATCCttcaaaagagagagagagagagagagagagagagagagagagagagagagagagagagagagagagagttgtgcGTGTGACTGTGTCTGACCAGGTTTTGGCGGGTCTCCTGTCCCTATCAGAGGTGTCCGGGAATGAATCACATTCTCCATGGCCGTGGGCGTTTCCAGCATCTTTACTCTCTATAGTGTAGTAAGTAGTACACctacaatgtaaaaataaaatttcttgttGATTCTTTCTGTTTTTAACGGAATAGCTGAAGCTTTCTCAGTTTGAACAAGATACCGGAAAAGTCGAGCTCAGGAAGGAAATACAAATCTACAGTTATGAAATAATTACTATAGTAAAAACAAGATGTATGCGCCGTGAATCTTTTTATTGATCCCCCACACCTTTAGGTAAAGATTATGAAACAAATACAAACTGGTAATTTGCAGGCAagtagcatcgtttttaaaagTGGGGGCTAGATTCATcctaaaaaatcttgacaagccaaaactttttaaaagtaattttgaacatcatgaatatcctctttttttttggggggggggggggggggcaggaaTATGTGTTTACCTTCAACTATTACTACAAATTCATGGTTATTTCCTTAATTTTTGCTTTCACTTTATACGTTCTCCCAAAAGAGTGGGGGAGGCAACTCCTtcgtaatatatatatttgctgcgagaaaaggggtgtgtgtgtgtgtgtgggtgggggggggggtgcagggCGACGCTACGTGCCTTATTTCttatttgtaaaagatataTACTTTTCTAGTGTGTATCATATGAAACAAGGTTAAAAAGATAGCATACAATTCTATTGTACATTTAATTCAATTCAACCTGCATGCTGCGCATTCATGCACTGTATTATATTATCtgttgaaattaaaatagtatttaCACTAAAATTATCGCAATTTTAAGTGGGAAAccatattcaaatatttttgtgcaatacaaaaaaaaccccgtcCCTGTAGTATTCCAATTGGGATCTGAGGGTCAGTAGTCTGATTATATTTCGACTTCACTGACCAACAAACGTCAACGTTAATATCAAACatcaatattgataatttttcgaTGCAATTTAAAGATCTTAGGGTGGGTGAAGGACTGTCACtctcaacaaaataaaagagtgaaagttctttttttaaaggaaagatTGTTGAAGAAATACATGATGTAAGAAGTAATTAAATACTACGGGGACACCGgtaacaattattattttattattatttatttatttcaactttGAGCAATAAGCTCATCAGCATtaaacataattacatgtataaacatatgcGAGGCACGCAAGATGCGAAGCCAGTAGGCTTCAGAGTGTCTGCAGAGCGTGCACTCTCGCTATGGAGAACAACATACAGCTTTCATATATGTTTACATCATATATGATATTGTGAGATacaatagatatatatataatactgaaattatgatttaccaattgtaataaaaaaaaattgtataattttaacTAGAGCAATGAATTTCTGAACATAGTTGCATAGTGAAGATATTTACCAAGGTTACATAACTCTTTGGTATTGTTTGAACTAAATAACTGAACAAGTTTGAACACAGATGgttttttaacataataattCTTAATGTATCTTGATCTTAGTGAATTGTAAAGTGGGCATTTTAACACAAAGTGAAAAACATCTAATTTAAAACAAGTTGGATTTTTGGGGGTTTTCCTTGACAATTTTCTCTATCGGATTTACATATTAAGAGGGTAAGTagcaaatttaaattttgctaAGCAAATCTATAGTCAACCGTATTCTAGCATTCACAAGTAGACTACAATTAAACTTTACATTCAGAGCCAGAGGAAAGCACTCATAAAATACCATTCGTAAAAACTGAAGTCATCAATTCAATGACTTTTTCTAAGAATTCTCAACTACAGGATGGAAATGGGGCCTTAAGTACATGTGCACTTTTATTGAAACGGAGTAAATGATGCAATGATGGGAGTTGAAGTCTTGTTATGTAacagaaataacaaaaatatgtaaacCTTAATTTTTTGGTATAAAAGGGGTCGGTGTTACAATAAAATCTTGACACTTTCATGAGGTTCATATACGAAGATACTAGTATATCTAGTatgtaaattattaattttacaatctAGACAGACTTAATTTGACGATAAttgatatgaattatttttcagaAGCAGCGCATCCTGTCTGGTGTTTGCTTCTTCAGACCCGGATATTTTTTACAGTTATTCAAAAAGACAGAGTCATCATGTCGGTAATTTACCAATCCATTATTGTgccaaacatatatatttcattacttCTCATTACTGTTTTTTGACGTTTCTTATTCGAATGTGGAAATGTCAAATGagaattttaattaacaaaataattaattcatcCGTATGTCAAGATATGATTAATTCCTCGTGCCGAGTATAGATTGTACAATAACCGTAACTTAGAATCTGTATAAAACATTGGTTACTGATGGATTTCCTCGCTAATTCAAAATAGCACAGTGTAACATAGAACTCTCTAGTATAGTTAGTCGTGGGGATTATTAAAGTATAGTTAGTCGTGGGGATTATTAAAGTATAGTTAGTCGTGGGGATTATTAAAGGGGTATACTCCGAGagatgtcacatttatttctattgCTGTATACCGGTGTCTGCGTTTTACATGCACCAGTATAGTTATATAACAGTCGAAGAGTTTATTTGTTTTAGCATAAATTGAACAACCGTTTATTGACCAGATCTATCTCGAATTTCGGACCTAGACTCCGTCGAGCATCGGAGAATATGAAGTGTATATGGCGGCTCACACATTAGAACAAATCGATATTTAACAGAAAATGTCAGTGAGTGTCAAGATTTTGAAACACGATTCGTACTTCATTCTGATAAGtatatatttagaattaattttaattttttgtcttCTTTCGTCGACAAAGACGAACTCCTTACAATATGTAGTAACTTATGATTCTCATCAAAACCCAATAGCTACAATTTCGAAATGATCAGAATGTCAAATACCTCGAAGGGGAAatagagatttttaaaaatttgtccaGTTTTTGAAATCATAGATATAAAACGATACCTGCAGATATGGATTTCTCTTGCCGGCCTTTATCGTTCATTTCGATAAATACACAGTGGGCATTGTATATATAGACGTGAATGAGTTTGCATGTCCCTAATATTGACACGCTAATTTTTTCTTCAGGGAAATGGCAAAAATTGGGGCAAACATTCGACATATCGTTAGACTGAAATAAATTAACCTGAGGTAAAGAGAACCACACAAAGTCGGTTTCTGTTTTCTATGACCGGGGGTGGGGGATAACATTGAGAAATTTAaccaaacaaattcatcataaaTTGTTATTCTATGTATTGAAATCATAGcgaataatattaaaaaagaacaacGTGTTGTTCAAATTGACTTATTTACACAAATGCCAGACGTGGATCCGTCTTTCACATAAGACAATTAGAGGAAGGCTGATCAACATTTTATGGGGGTATGGGACACACTGAAATATCAATGTCAACGGAAGTCTATCAAAAATATAACCACCgggttaaaatttcaaatagcACAATATCTGactttcaaatatatttcaataattcattattaagaaatgaattattaCAGATATCTGTAGCTTTAATATTAATGAACCTAATTCGTCATGCTAGAAGACACGtttagtaaaataaagaaaataaaaaattgtactaAAAAATGAGgtaaattttataattcattcCGACAGAAAACGCCATATAGAAGTGTTCAGTACCTTTTTAATCGTAACAATCAAGATGTTTTCTTCGTTGACATTATCGAATTTTTTTTCGCGAATGGCATCGGGATCGAGAGCTCAAAAAGGAAGCAGGTGCCCCAAGAACAGTAACTCGTGTTATCCTTAGAAACGTAAACAGTAATGTCGACGATGGAAAGTGCAATAGAGGATTTAAAGGACGACAGCGTCCCACCCTGTTTATACTGGTCCGTGGATAAAGTGGCGGAATGGATAGAAAAAATAGGATTTCCAAACTACAAAGTATGGCGATTTTAGATAACAAGTTTAATCAATATGAGGAGAATtccaaatttaaatacattgaaCTATTCTATTACATGACTGTGTTTcattgaaaactttaaaaggTTTTAACACTGATGTTTGGATAAAAAACAAGCATTGAAATTGTTTCTCATAATAAATCgatcaaactgaaaaaaaatatgaagatgtTACCTCAATTAATTAATGGATTTCTTAAATGAACTGAATGTCAATTTAGAGTTTTCAGATCAGTCATTCAACCCTAATGACAGGGGAGAATGTGTCATTTTCAATGGGACATTTTACACGGTGATACTACAATGTTAGAAACGCAACACCCATTTATACTTTTCGTAGACCGAGTCATGCAACCAGCTTTTGaacatgcatcaaaatataaGGCTTACGATTTAGCTGatagaaatataattaaaagagAATTGTGGCAAATACTTTGTTAAGGATTTATTGTTGACTTTAGAATAAAACGTTAAAAATCCAAGATGTACGATGATTACTTCactttaacttctttatttgataatttgcaATCTTCATAACATATCATATACACTACAACTTGATTATAACGAAGATACCAGAATCcaaatttaaattacatgtattataaatcgACATTCTCATACCTGAGATAGAAAtcccaaaacatttttaaaaaaattattgcatttgTGCCGCTACTTTTGGATAAATACTCATAATTTTCAATGTGTAGAACCCAGCTGTATTTACCTGTCAGTATCGTAGATATTGGAGAAGACACTTTCTGTTGGCTGTGACACTCTATATAAGCGCATTACGATTCActggaaaaaataatttcaataagcagtgaactttttttttaaaaattgcagtCTTGCATCACCAGTAATCGCATTGACGGGAGGAAACTTATTACCCTGGAGGCCTCACAGCTGCCAAATATCGGCATCACAGACTTTAAACACATCAAGGTATGAACATCTCAACCCATTAAACAAAATTCACACACGAGGAGAAGCTGCTCATCCAAGAATCATTAAAGTTGGAGGAGTAGATTTTAAAGgatttaaattcaaacacatttactTTTTGGAAAAGCTTAAAATTGAATGAgagaatttaaaatttgtttatggTTCAGGGATCAAAAAGAAATGGACAAATTTATATCTGTGAAAGGTACATGCGTATGTTTCATATGATGCCTGAATAAGGATCATGATAATCAAAAGTCTTGTCAGTCATCCAAATCCACctctttaaatttttcttattcaaatatcaaacattatgacatcacatgtttttattttttgacatCGTGAATATAGACTTTCATAACTATTGACTTGTTGCTTTTAAATGCAGGTAACCTTCACGGcaaatattttgcttttttgaTATGCAATAAgaataaatctatttaaattgtaaactaaataaattgtaaaaacaagaTACTAATTTGTAATGATGATATAACCAACTCATATTAGTTATGAAGTTAGTGTCTTGTTATAACAATAAAACTAATCCCGTATAAGGAGATACTAACTTGTTCAACtctttttttacctttttagaTTATGAGCCTAATCAGCTCTTGTTAAGTCTATCATAATGGTCAAAGCttcagtgttttgttttgtagacAATTTCTAAAGCTGTGAGAGAACTGCTGTTCATAGAAGAACCGGACTGGAAGAGAAGCATATCACTGCCTCCCCGGGAGAATCTGGGTGAGTCAAACTCTAATCCCCCCATTGCCACTGCAGGCACAGCCAATTAGCAGCAAAGTTACCAGAATACCAAAAACAAACCAACATTTATTGAATTGGCCTGAACGTTGGACTGGTAGGTCTACATATGTACTAGGGTGTGCTTTGACAGGTGGAGTAAAAGGGGAGAAAGTACATgcatacttatcaaatatttccattttacatattaagatattaaacataatttttgagtGAACTGCCATTATACGAGTAACAATGAACACCCACTCATCACAGGGCCCAGCGCCTAAGAACAAATGCACAAAAAATCAACACCTGTGGTAAATAGGTTGACAGCAATGTTTTATGACAACTGTAAAATACTGAAGTAATCTCTATCACCGACATTGATCAGACTTTTCATTGACAATCAACTCTCACCTAAATATTGCTTGTACAATTATATCATGATATTATGGTCTATGGAGAAGACTGTGTCTTGCCTAATCTTATTCAATAttgaatataataaattaaataaaatttaacgtAATGCATGTGATCAAAATGTTTGTTTGAAATTGCCGCCAAGGGGTCTCTAGACCCAGaagggagggagggagggaaattttcttttatcacttttcaaaaaaattggtaaaTAAAAATCTCTGTGCATaaaaaagttctttattttttgctaataaattatatcagcatggggggggggtggtattTCAATGAGCCGGGAGGCTATtcgaaacaaacaataattttatttggcCTAATTAAACATATCTaacctttttaatatttacctttaatttCAGGTATGTATCTAGAGAggaagggccacaatgggaagAATCTTGATGGACTAACTTACAAATCCTTCCTGTTGAACTTAAAAGATTCCAAGTGGCAGCCTCCGCTGGCCAATCACTGCTTGATTCTGCCTCGGTCATAATGAGATGTGGTCACATGTCAGTCATGTGACAGAGACTGCCTTATAAGGGAATTCTCAGCCCACAGTTGTGATAAGTGTGACCATACTGCTGAAATCTCTGTGATCACCCAACAGCATTTGTATAAGTGTCAAAATGTATTATATGTTTAtatgactattttttttataaagacaatatcaattttgtaaacttgAAATCCAAAACAGCATTAgagtttcaaaatttatttaagttttttccaattttaatttcatattttactttagcAATTTATTTTCCcattcaattaaatttcaacCACAGAAAGATAAAGATACTAAAAGTGGGCATTTACGCTGGTGGTTTACTGTATATATGCACATATTTTATGGTCAAGCAATATGCACTGGTATTTAATACGCGAATGCATGATTTACCACACGAAAGTTTTGAGTTTTTAACTATATGTGCAAGATTACGTATTTTCTTTAGGTTTTAAGCTTAATTACCCTGTAACTAGTGTAATTTTTCCCTATGTGtaaaaaactaattttacaGTGCTATAATTTTAGTTCACTTCAAGATGTACAAAATTGGCATATACACTGGCACATCTCTCTGTTAATGTGTTCTCTTTGACGGAGATTAAGATTTGACAGAATGCAACTTGGAAAGATAGTTACTCTGTATGCGTGTGTTAAACTACGAGGGAGAACACTGTTTATGAATACTGAACTTCATTGCTTTGCAcaacaattcattttatttctgtctcgtttttgttgttgtaaattttcaaatgtcCACTGTATAAGAAATCATTTCATCTTTGGATTTACCTGAAAGAAAGCATAGCATTAAAATAAAGgcttgaaaatgttttaattcattttaacatttttataaattcaatcattgcagaaaaaatttaataaCGCGCTAATGCGAGctgtgtattttttctttaatgtcgctaccttcatatcccgaatgaattaccaaagaaagcattttattgtttaaaagaaaattggaGCCATAAGTCTATTGGTGACCTGTTGACAGCTTCACTAGCCGAGGGTTTATGATCCACTCCAATTAATGGGGAATGGAGGGGATTGAAAACCCTTTGATTAATCGGTGATTGTTGGGGAAGGACTGGTCAGTTTTGAATGGAAAGGATATTGTTTGGCAACAACTTGTTTGATGAACTCCTGAATGGTGTCTATCGATCCCTCTGTCACTCCAGTTGTATTGAGCCGCTGACCAGTCTTAAATGATCACACAGCTCACTATCATACAACACCTGAATAATAAAACTAATTTCATGGAGAAGTAGATCGGAGTATGGGCGATGATACGCCTCATACAAGCAATTGTAACAAGATGTGTCAATGTCCAATCAAATTATCTTTCCACAGAATCATAATTAGAGAACCAATTTACATCCGTGTTTACGTTTTCTACTTCATAAGCAATACATTTGTCCAGCTATACAGAATGCTANNNNNNNNNNNNNNNNNNNNNNNNNNNNNNNNNNNNNNNNNNNNNNNNNNNNNNNNNNNNNNNNNNNNNNNNNNNNNNNNNNNNNNNNNNNNNNNNNNNNNNNNNNNNNNNNNNNNNNNNNNNNNNNNNNNNNNNNNNNNNNNNNNNNNNNNNNNNNNNNNNNNNNNNNNNNNNNNNNNNNNNNNNNNNNNNNNNNNNNNNNNNNNNNNNNNNNNNNNNNNNNNNNNNNNNNNNNNNNNNNNNNNNNNNNNNNNNNNNNNNNNNNNNNNNNNNNNNNNNNNNNNNNNNNNNNNNNNNNNNNNNNNNNNNNNNNNNNNNNNNNNNNNNNNNNNNNNNNNNNNNNNNNNNNNNNNNNNNNNNNNNNNNNNNNNNNNNNNNNNNNNNNNNNNNNNNNNNNNNNNNNNNNNNNNNNNNNNNNNNNNNNNNNNNNNNNNNNNNNNNNNNNNNNNNNNNNNNNNNNNNNNNNNNNNNNNNNNNNNNNNNNNNNNNNNNNNNNNNNNGTCTAATATTTGCCGCTTTAGTAAACGCAAGtaaatcattcaaaatcacTCTATTTTTTACTTGAGACCAATTATCAAACATAGTTTTATAGAGTAAACGTTCAAATTTTTGACTA
Coding sequences within it:
- the LOC128166407 gene encoding sterile alpha motif domain-containing protein 15-like, with the protein product MSTMESAIEDLKDDSVPPCLYWSVDKVAEWIEKIGFPNYKSCITSNRIDGRKLITLEASQLPNIGITDFKHIKTISKAVRELLFIEEPDWKRSISLPPRENLGMYLERKGHNGKNLDGLTYKSFLLNLKDSKWQPPLANHCLILPRS